The following are from one region of the Mesorhizobium sp. B2-8-5 genome:
- a CDS encoding ABC transporter permease: MQTEYISAFDVVIGVLWRFWPVWVGLILVMGASFTYKKRLGLYGQLFDSGVGIAGVFICLFWLFTAIFASTISPFDPLAQISVMKDTLPGAIEPASKLVYYFGGDKLARDVFSRMVYGSQIVLIIAPAATGFALMVGITLGLPAGYYGGKIDTLLSFLANLVLAFPVILLFYLLVTPGIMDTPIPYAMAGLFFLFPIIFFSVLFWTRFKNRPDRLYILLGITLVVGGWIYAGLVFDKDPFHIVHIDPNQLNIFVAVVFASSPGVFRIVRGLTMDIKTRDYVAAAQTRGESPWYIMLWEILPNARGPLIVDACLRIGYTTILLGTLGYFGLGLAPESPDWGTAIKDASRLLRSFIHPALPPTIALMSFVLGLNLLADSLREQSMKD; this comes from the coding sequence ATGCAAACGGAATATATCAGCGCCTTCGACGTGGTTATCGGCGTGCTCTGGCGGTTCTGGCCGGTGTGGGTCGGGCTCATCCTGGTGATGGGCGCCAGCTTTACCTACAAGAAGCGCCTCGGCCTCTACGGCCAGCTTTTCGACAGCGGCGTCGGCATCGCCGGCGTCTTCATCTGCCTGTTCTGGCTGTTTACGGCGATCTTCGCCTCGACCATCTCGCCCTTCGACCCGTTGGCGCAGATCTCGGTGATGAAGGACACGCTGCCCGGCGCGATCGAGCCGGCATCGAAGCTCGTCTATTATTTCGGTGGCGACAAGCTTGCCCGCGACGTGTTCTCGCGCATGGTCTATGGCAGCCAGATCGTGCTGATCATCGCGCCAGCCGCCACCGGCTTCGCGCTGATGGTCGGCATCACGCTCGGCCTGCCGGCCGGCTACTATGGCGGCAAGATCGACACGCTGCTGTCGTTCCTTGCCAATCTGGTGCTGGCCTTCCCGGTCATCCTTCTGTTCTACCTGCTGGTGACGCCGGGCATCATGGACACGCCGATCCCCTATGCGATGGCGGGATTGTTCTTCCTGTTCCCGATCATCTTCTTCAGCGTCCTGTTTTGGACGCGGTTCAAAAACCGGCCGGATCGGCTCTATATACTGCTTGGCATCACGCTGGTGGTCGGCGGCTGGATCTATGCGGGCCTCGTCTTCGACAAGGATCCGTTCCATATCGTCCACATCGATCCGAACCAGCTCAACATCTTCGTGGCGGTGGTGTTCGCTTCCAGCCCCGGCGTGTTCCGCATCGTGCGCGGTCTGACCATGGACATCAAGACGCGCGACTATGTTGCGGCGGCGCAGACGCGCGGTGAATCGCCCTGGTACATCATGCTGTGGGAGATCCTGCCCAATGCGCGCGGTCCGCTGATCGTCGATGCCTGCCTGCGTATCGGCTACACGACGATCCTGCTCGGAACGCTCGGCTATTTCGGCCTGGGCCTGGCGCCGGAGAGCCCCGACTGGGGCACCGCGATCAAGGACGCCAGCCGCCTCTTGCGTTCCTTCATCCACCCGGCGTTGCCGCCGACGATCGCATTGATGTCGTTCGTGCTGGGGCTGAACCTGTTGGCGGATTCGCTGCGTGAACAGTCGATGAAGGATTGA
- a CDS encoding ABC transporter ATP-binding protein — translation MNEAVRDPGKPTNGPIIEIENLSISFFTRKGEIPAVMDFSCTVMPGEAMGIVGESGCGKSTVSLGIMRDLSNIGKIVGGKIKFQGKDMGELSEEELRSIRGNKIAMIYQEPMASLNPAMKIGQQLMEVPLIHDKVSKEEAHNRALEMVRAVRLPDPERMMRSYPHQLSGGQQQRIVIAMALLSKPALLLLDEPTTALDVTVEAGIVELVKGLGEKFGTSMIFVSHNLGLILETCDKITVMYSGEAVETGKIEDVFDRMRHPYTQGLFRSIPLPGADKNSRPLISIPGQLPLPHERPKGCNFGPRCHHFVEGVCNAAEIPMIPVDGHEGHFSRCVRFNEIDWEALPPGAKKVNEKVEPGAPVLKIDDLKKYYRVGGSEVFGSSEGRVVKANETISFTARESETVAIVGESGCGKSTLAKVLLGLETASSGTVTLGNKEIQSTGIESRNVETVSSIQMVFQNPFDTLNPSHSVGSQIIRTLEKFKVGKNVAERRQRMLELLDLVKLPRAFETRKPRQLSGGQKQRIGVARAFAGDAKVVVADEPVSALDVSVQAAVTELLMDIQRKNKTTMLFISHDLSVVRYIADRVVVMYLGYIVEQGTTDQIFSPPYHPYTEALLSAIPIADTSVVKKHIVLEGDIPSAMNPPTGCPFQTRCGYKKLVPDNLCETKVPPVKNLGDGHMSLCWLADDVLAKMEPVIKFDKEHAAHEGVPEDAPHGEGPGFAASPPKRPRGKKASAEADATGEAIEENDAVLRARRHEVRDETSETGVSKPKDTTRRH, via the coding sequence ATGAACGAGGCAGTTCGAGATCCAGGCAAGCCGACCAATGGGCCGATCATCGAGATCGAGAACCTCTCGATCTCCTTCTTCACCCGCAAGGGCGAGATCCCGGCCGTGATGGATTTTTCCTGCACGGTCATGCCCGGCGAGGCGATGGGCATCGTCGGCGAATCCGGCTGCGGCAAGTCGACCGTGTCGCTCGGCATCATGCGCGACCTTTCCAACATCGGAAAGATCGTCGGCGGCAAGATCAAGTTCCAGGGCAAGGACATGGGCGAGCTCTCCGAGGAAGAGCTGCGCTCCATCCGCGGCAACAAGATCGCCATGATCTACCAGGAGCCGATGGCGAGCCTCAATCCGGCGATGAAAATCGGCCAGCAACTGATGGAAGTGCCGCTGATCCACGACAAGGTGTCGAAGGAAGAGGCGCATAATCGCGCGCTGGAGATGGTGCGGGCAGTGAGGCTGCCCGATCCCGAGCGCATGATGCGCTCCTATCCGCACCAGCTGTCGGGCGGCCAGCAGCAACGCATCGTCATCGCCATGGCGCTGCTGTCCAAGCCGGCGCTCTTGCTGCTCGACGAGCCGACGACGGCGCTAGACGTCACCGTCGAGGCTGGCATCGTCGAGCTGGTCAAGGGGCTCGGCGAGAAGTTCGGCACCTCGATGATCTTCGTGTCGCACAATCTCGGTCTCATCCTCGAGACCTGCGATAAGATCACGGTGATGTATTCCGGCGAGGCGGTCGAGACCGGCAAGATCGAGGATGTGTTCGACCGGATGCGCCATCCCTATACGCAAGGGTTGTTCCGCTCGATCCCGCTGCCCGGCGCCGACAAGAATTCGCGGCCGCTGATTTCCATCCCCGGCCAATTGCCGCTGCCGCACGAGCGGCCGAAGGGTTGCAATTTCGGGCCGCGCTGCCACCATTTCGTCGAGGGCGTCTGCAACGCCGCGGAAATCCCGATGATCCCGGTCGACGGCCATGAGGGGCATTTCTCGCGTTGCGTGCGGTTCAACGAGATCGACTGGGAGGCGCTGCCGCCCGGCGCCAAGAAGGTCAACGAAAAGGTCGAGCCCGGCGCGCCGGTGCTCAAGATCGACGATCTCAAGAAATACTACAGGGTTGGCGGCAGCGAGGTGTTCGGCTCCAGCGAAGGCCGCGTCGTCAAGGCCAACGAAACGATCTCGTTCACCGCGCGCGAATCCGAGACGGTTGCGATCGTCGGCGAATCCGGCTGCGGCAAGTCGACACTCGCCAAGGTGCTTCTGGGACTGGAGACCGCCAGTTCCGGCACGGTGACGCTGGGCAACAAGGAGATCCAGTCGACCGGCATCGAGAGCCGCAATGTCGAGACCGTGTCTTCGATCCAGATGGTGTTCCAGAACCCGTTCGACACGCTGAACCCCAGCCACAGCGTCGGCTCGCAGATCATCCGCACGCTGGAGAAGTTCAAGGTCGGCAAGAATGTCGCCGAGCGGCGCCAGCGCATGCTGGAGCTGCTCGACCTGGTGAAGCTGCCGCGCGCCTTCGAGACCCGCAAGCCACGCCAGCTGTCGGGCGGCCAGAAGCAGCGCATCGGCGTGGCGCGCGCCTTTGCCGGCGACGCCAAGGTGGTGGTGGCCGACGAGCCAGTCTCGGCGCTCGATGTCTCGGTGCAGGCGGCGGTGACCGAATTGCTGATGGATATCCAGCGCAAGAACAAGACGACGATGCTGTTCATCAGCCACGATCTGTCGGTGGTGCGCTACATCGCCGACCGCGTCGTCGTCATGTATCTCGGCTATATCGTCGAGCAAGGGACGACCGACCAGATCTTCTCGCCGCCTTACCACCCCTATACCGAGGCGCTGCTCTCGGCGATCCCGATCGCCGACACGAGCGTGGTCAAGAAGCACATCGTGCTCGAAGGCGACATCCCGTCGGCGATGAACCCGCCGACCGGCTGCCCGTTCCAGACGCGTTGCGGCTACAAGAAACTGGTGCCGGACAATCTGTGCGAGACCAAGGTGCCGCCGGTGAAGAATCTCGGCGACGGCCATATGAGTCTGTGCTGGCTTGCCGACGACGTGCTGGCGAAGATGGAGCCGGTCATCAAGTTCGACAAGGAGCATGCCGCGCATGAGGGCGTGCCCGAAGATGCGCCGCACGGCGAAGGCCCGGGATTTGCGGCTTCGCCGCCGAAGCGTCCACGGGGCAAGAAGGCCAGTGCCGAAGCCGATGCGACCGGAGAGGCCATCGAGGAGAATGACGCCGTCTTGCGAGCCCGTCGTCACGAAGTCCGCGACGAGACATCGGAAACCGGTGTTTCAAAGCCGAAGGACACGACAAGGCGTCACTAG
- a CDS encoding trimethylamine methyltransferase family protein, which yields MSEPRRKRGAERTSNRGPAAIPQLPRRRVENPYPPMALLSADQIEAIHQASMHILENFGIEVMSARALSLFERAGAKVDHGSMNVRVDRGMVEAALKSTRPAYTLTPRNPDHAIHLGGSTINFTLVAGPPNVHDMERGRRAGNLADYSDLVRLAQHFNCIHMLGNQVCAPIELPANTRHMDTYFANLTLTDKSFHVSAIGQGRALDGIEMMAIARGLTLDEMRDDPGVNTIISVNSPRRFDEMMAEGLMTMAEYGQSVAVTPFTLMGAMSPVTLAGALAQQNAEALFGIVLTQLVRPGAPVMYGAFTSNVDMKSGAPAFGTPENTKANIASGQLARRYGLPYRTTPGSASNAADAQGAYETLMALWGAVLGHGNLVYHAAGWQEGGLTASFEKLIIDVEMMQHMMEFLRPIVVDEGELAVDALGAVPTGGHFFGEPHTLERYATAFYQPMLSNWQNYEAWQEAGALDTTARATRLWKKALEDYVQPAMDPAVREALEAYMARRKEAIGQGEP from the coding sequence ATGAGCGAACCAAGACGCAAGCGCGGCGCCGAGCGCACCAGCAACCGTGGCCCCGCGGCCATTCCACAACTGCCGCGGCGGCGGGTGGAGAATCCCTATCCGCCCATGGCGCTGCTGTCGGCCGACCAGATCGAGGCCATCCACCAGGCGTCGATGCATATACTGGAGAATTTCGGCATCGAGGTGATGAGCGCGCGGGCGCTGTCGCTGTTCGAGCGTGCCGGCGCCAAGGTCGATCACGGCTCGATGAATGTGCGCGTCGATCGCGGCATGGTCGAGGCGGCGCTGAAGTCGACGCGTCCGGCCTACACGCTGACGCCCCGAAACCCGGACCACGCCATCCATCTCGGCGGCAGCACGATCAACTTCACGCTGGTGGCGGGGCCGCCCAATGTGCATGACATGGAGCGCGGCCGCCGCGCCGGCAACCTTGCCGACTATTCGGACCTCGTGCGGCTGGCGCAGCATTTCAACTGCATCCACATGCTGGGCAATCAGGTCTGCGCGCCGATCGAGCTGCCGGCGAACACAAGGCATATGGACACCTATTTCGCCAACCTGACGCTGACCGACAAATCTTTCCACGTCTCGGCGATCGGCCAGGGCAGGGCGCTCGACGGCATCGAGATGATGGCGATCGCGCGCGGGCTGACACTTGACGAGATGCGCGACGATCCCGGCGTCAACACCATCATTTCGGTCAACTCGCCGCGCCGCTTCGACGAGATGATGGCGGAAGGGCTGATGACCATGGCCGAATACGGCCAGTCGGTGGCGGTGACGCCGTTCACGCTGATGGGCGCGATGAGCCCGGTGACGCTGGCCGGCGCGCTGGCGCAGCAGAATGCCGAAGCGCTGTTCGGCATCGTGCTCACGCAGCTGGTGCGGCCCGGCGCGCCGGTGATGTATGGCGCCTTCACCTCCAATGTCGACATGAAGTCTGGCGCGCCCGCCTTCGGCACGCCGGAAAACACCAAGGCCAATATCGCATCAGGGCAATTGGCGCGGCGCTATGGATTGCCCTATCGCACGACGCCGGGCTCGGCCTCGAACGCGGCGGACGCGCAGGGCGCTTATGAAACGCTGATGGCCTTGTGGGGCGCGGTGCTCGGCCACGGCAATCTCGTCTATCACGCCGCCGGTTGGCAGGAGGGCGGGCTGACGGCTTCGTTCGAGAAGCTCATCATCGATGTCGAGATGATGCAGCACATGATGGAGTTCCTGCGCCCGATCGTGGTCGACGAAGGCGAACTGGCCGTGGACGCGCTGGGCGCGGTGCCGACCGGCGGCCATTTCTTCGGCGAGCCGCACACGCTGGAGCGCTACGCCACCGCCTTCTACCAGCCGATGCTTTCCAACTGGCAGAATTACGAGGCCTGGCAGGAGGCTGGCGCGCTCGACACGACGGCGCGCGCGACGCGGCTGTGGAAGAAAGCGCTGGAGGACTATGTCCAGCCGGCCATGGACCCCGCCGTGCGCGAGGCGCTCGAAGCCTATATGGCGCGCCGCAAGGAAGCGATCGGGCAGGGCGAACCGTGA
- a CDS encoding GcvT family protein encodes MKSHAKVVVIGGGVVGCSVLFHLARHGWTDVVLLERDELTSGSTWHAAGGMHTINGDPNVAKLQKYTISLYKEIEELSGQATGVHLTGGVLLAATEARLDWLRGVVSKGRYLGIDLEVISAKEAAELMPLIDPSQFVGAVRNKEDGHLDPSGVTHAYAKAARKLGAEVERFTKVEDIVRRPDGLWRVITNKGEVVTEHVVNAGGLWAREVGRMVGLELPVLAMEHMYLITEDMPEVADWNKKTGTEIIHAVDFDGELYLRQERGGMLMGTYEKANKVWSEFTTPWNFGHELLEPDIDRIAPSLEVGFRHFPAFQKTGIKQIINGPFTFAPDGNPLVGPVRGLPGFWVACGVMAGFSQGGGVGLALSNWMIEGDPGADIWAMDVARYGDWATMAYTNAKVRENYSRRFSIRFPNEELPAGRQLKTTPVYDLLSAKGAQWGVSFGLEVPLWYAPAGVKDEFSWRRSNDFAHIANEVAAVRGSVGLSEISNFAKYKVTGEGASAWLDRVLACKLPKPGRMTLAPMLKQDGKLIGDFTLANVGDGEWFIAGSGVAEQYHMRWFEAHLPKDGSVHIEALGQKLTGLAIAGPKAREVLAKASRADVSNAAFPFMAVALMDIGMAPCLVGRVSYTGDLGYEIWVAPEYQRAAFQALLAAGEEFSIGLFGSRALNALRLEKNYGSWAREYRPIYGPLEAGLDRFVAYGKDADFIGKAAALAERKGGGKLRLRSFIVDATDADVIGDEAIWHDGVVLGWVTSGGYAHNSGKSVALGYVPKEIADRPDGFEIEILGKRHAARIQAAALFDANFERMRA; translated from the coding sequence ATGAAGTCGCATGCAAAGGTCGTGGTCATCGGCGGCGGTGTCGTCGGATGCTCGGTGCTATTCCATCTTGCCCGCCATGGCTGGACCGATGTCGTGCTTCTCGAGCGCGATGAGCTGACCTCGGGCTCGACCTGGCATGCGGCGGGCGGCATGCACACCATCAACGGCGACCCCAACGTCGCCAAGCTGCAGAAATACACGATCTCGCTCTACAAGGAGATCGAGGAGCTTTCGGGACAGGCGACGGGCGTGCACCTGACGGGCGGCGTGCTCCTGGCAGCGACCGAGGCGCGGCTCGACTGGTTGCGCGGCGTCGTCTCCAAAGGCCGCTATCTTGGCATCGACCTCGAGGTGATCTCGGCGAAGGAGGCGGCAGAATTGATGCCGCTCATCGATCCCAGCCAGTTCGTCGGCGCGGTGCGCAACAAGGAGGACGGTCATCTCGATCCGTCCGGCGTGACCCACGCCTATGCCAAGGCCGCGCGCAAACTGGGCGCCGAGGTCGAGCGCTTCACCAAGGTCGAGGACATCGTGCGCCGGCCCGACGGGTTGTGGCGCGTCATCACCAACAAGGGCGAGGTGGTGACCGAGCATGTCGTCAATGCCGGAGGGCTGTGGGCGCGCGAGGTCGGCCGCATGGTCGGGCTGGAACTGCCGGTTCTCGCCATGGAGCACATGTACCTGATCACCGAGGACATGCCGGAGGTCGCGGATTGGAACAAGAAGACCGGCACCGAGATCATCCATGCCGTCGACTTCGACGGCGAGCTGTATCTGCGCCAGGAGCGCGGCGGCATGCTGATGGGCACCTATGAGAAGGCCAACAAGGTGTGGTCGGAGTTCACCACGCCTTGGAATTTCGGCCATGAACTGCTGGAACCGGACATCGACCGCATCGCGCCGTCGCTGGAAGTCGGCTTTCGCCACTTCCCGGCCTTCCAGAAGACCGGGATCAAGCAGATCATCAACGGCCCATTCACCTTCGCGCCCGACGGCAATCCGCTGGTCGGCCCGGTGCGCGGCCTGCCGGGCTTCTGGGTCGCCTGCGGCGTCATGGCCGGCTTCAGCCAAGGCGGCGGCGTCGGTCTCGCGCTCTCCAACTGGATGATCGAGGGCGATCCCGGCGCCGACATCTGGGCGATGGATGTCGCCCGCTACGGCGACTGGGCGACGATGGCCTACACCAACGCCAAAGTGCGCGAGAATTACTCGCGCCGCTTCTCGATCCGTTTCCCCAATGAGGAATTGCCGGCCGGGCGTCAGCTCAAGACGACGCCGGTCTACGACCTGCTGTCGGCCAAGGGCGCGCAATGGGGCGTTTCTTTCGGGCTTGAGGTGCCGCTGTGGTATGCGCCCGCGGGCGTCAAGGATGAGTTCTCATGGCGGCGCTCCAACGATTTCGCCCATATCGCCAATGAAGTGGCGGCGGTGCGCGGCAGCGTCGGCCTGTCGGAGATCTCGAACTTCGCCAAATACAAGGTGACGGGCGAGGGCGCCTCAGCCTGGCTCGACCGTGTGCTTGCCTGCAAATTGCCGAAGCCCGGCCGCATGACGCTGGCGCCGATGCTGAAGCAAGACGGCAAGCTGATCGGCGACTTCACGCTCGCCAACGTTGGCGACGGCGAATGGTTCATCGCCGGCTCCGGCGTCGCCGAGCAATACCACATGCGCTGGTTCGAGGCGCATCTGCCCAAGGACGGCTCGGTACACATCGAGGCGCTGGGGCAGAAACTCACCGGCCTCGCCATCGCCGGACCGAAAGCGCGGGAGGTGCTGGCGAAAGCCAGCCGCGCCGACGTCTCCAATGCCGCATTCCCGTTCATGGCGGTGGCGCTGATGGATATCGGCATGGCGCCGTGCCTGGTCGGGCGCGTCAGCTATACCGGCGATCTCGGCTACGAGATCTGGGTGGCGCCCGAATATCAGCGCGCCGCCTTCCAGGCGCTGCTGGCGGCGGGCGAGGAATTTTCGATCGGCCTGTTCGGCTCGAGGGCGCTCAATGCGCTGAGGCTGGAGAAGAACTACGGCTCATGGGCGCGCGAGTACCGGCCGATCTACGGGCCGCTCGAGGCCGGGCTCGACCGTTTCGTCGCCTATGGCAAGGATGCCGATTTCATCGGCAAGGCAGCGGCGCTCGCCGAGCGCAAAGGGGGCGGCAAGCTTCGGCTGCGCAGCTTCATTGTCGACGCCACCGATGCCGACGTCATCGGCGACGAGGCGATCTGGCATGACGGTGTTGTGCTCGGCTGGGTCACGTCCGGCGGCTATGCGCATAATTCGGGGAAGTCGGTCGCCTTGGGCTATGTGCCCAAGGAGATCGCCGACAGACCGGACGGGTTCGAGATCGAGATCCTCGGCAAGCGTCATGCGGCGCGCATCCAGGCGGCGGCGCTGTTCGACGCCAATTTCGAACGGATGCGCGCCTGA
- a CDS encoding DoxX family protein, with protein MKLFESLAQYRPQALGVLRIMTALQFIEHGSQKLFNFPVSAQPHALTGLTTAAGILEFAGGILLALGLFTRPVAFLLAGEMAIAYFMAHFPRDFFPVNNGGDLAISFCFIFLYLIFAGPGAFALDNRRG; from the coding sequence ATGAAGCTTTTTGAAAGCCTTGCCCAGTACCGGCCGCAGGCGCTGGGCGTGCTGCGCATCATGACCGCGTTGCAGTTCATCGAACATGGCTCGCAGAAGCTGTTCAACTTCCCGGTCAGCGCTCAGCCGCACGCCCTCACCGGGCTGACGACGGCGGCCGGCATTCTCGAATTCGCCGGCGGCATCCTGCTGGCGCTCGGGCTCTTCACCCGCCCGGTCGCCTTCCTCCTGGCTGGCGAAATGGCCATCGCCTATTTCATGGCGCACTTCCCGCGCGACTTCTTCCCCGTAAACAACGGCGGCGACTTGGCGATCTCCTTCTGCTTCATCTTCCTCTATCTTATATTCGCCGGCCCAGGCGCCTTCGCGCTGGACAACCGTCGCGGCTGA
- a CDS encoding VOC family protein, which translates to MPKSPQPFFWYELMTTDLDAAEAFYTAVVGWRAEPFDKAPGMPRYIVMNSSVRGVGGLMTMPEEPAKMGMPPAWVGYIYTKDVDASTKALKDAGGAVHRAPDDIPGVGRFAAVADPQGAAFMFLQPNQPEQPPVPATTPGHIGWHELYTSDWKAAFDFYSSQFGWESAGQFDMGEMGIYQTFGAGPESGGGIMNKPPQIPVPVWQFYFNVDAIDAAAKRVTDNGGKVIMGPMEVPSGQWIIQCQDPQGAHFALLASTR; encoded by the coding sequence ATGCCGAAATCCCCGCAACCTTTCTTCTGGTACGAACTGATGACCACCGACCTCGACGCCGCCGAGGCTTTTTATACCGCCGTTGTCGGCTGGCGGGCCGAGCCCTTCGACAAGGCGCCTGGCATGCCGCGCTACATCGTGATGAATTCCAGCGTGCGCGGCGTCGGCGGGCTGATGACGATGCCGGAAGAACCCGCCAAGATGGGTATGCCGCCGGCCTGGGTGGGCTATATCTACACCAAGGACGTCGACGCCTCGACGAAGGCGCTCAAGGATGCCGGCGGTGCGGTGCACCGCGCGCCGGACGACATTCCGGGCGTCGGCCGCTTCGCCGCCGTCGCCGACCCGCAAGGCGCGGCCTTCATGTTCCTGCAGCCTAATCAGCCTGAACAGCCGCCGGTGCCGGCGACCACACCCGGCCATATTGGCTGGCACGAGCTCTACACCTCGGATTGGAAAGCCGCCTTCGACTTCTATTCCAGCCAGTTCGGCTGGGAGAGCGCCGGCCAGTTCGACATGGGTGAGATGGGCATCTACCAGACTTTTGGCGCCGGCCCCGAATCCGGCGGCGGCATCATGAACAAGCCGCCGCAGATCCCGGTTCCCGTCTGGCAGTTCTATTTCAACGTCGACGCCATCGACGCCGCCGCCAAGCGCGTCACCGACAACGGCGGCAAGGTCATCATGGGACCGATGGAGGTGCCGAGCGGCCAGTGGATCATCCAGTGCCAGGACCCGCAAGGCGCGCATTTCGCGCTGCTGGCGTCGACGCGGTAG
- a CDS encoding gamma-glutamylcyclotransferase → MRHMSLTPELVALCHREEVDPGPSGGWTQLSDDDFRTLATRLAGEADEGPLWVFAYGSLIWKPAFESVEQLRASAHGWHRSFCLDLVRWRGSAEQPGLMMALERGGRCDGVIYRLPDGDKAAQIERLLRREIDDHEAVSSVRWVPVRTAQGSLRALGFWVGVTGKGTSLGHPLESVAKILACACGHVGSGAEYLYNTVSHLETFGIHDRNLWRLQELVADEIRSIHGHKVTSHAIAEVTEVAIT, encoded by the coding sequence ATGCGCCACATGTCACTGACGCCGGAGCTTGTCGCTCTGTGCCATCGGGAGGAGGTCGACCCTGGCCCCAGCGGGGGTTGGACACAGCTAAGCGACGATGATTTCCGGACGCTCGCCACGCGTCTTGCCGGCGAGGCCGATGAAGGTCCGCTTTGGGTGTTCGCCTATGGCTCGCTGATCTGGAAGCCGGCCTTCGAGTCCGTCGAGCAGTTGCGCGCCTCGGCCCATGGCTGGCATCGCTCCTTCTGCCTGGATCTCGTGCGCTGGAGAGGCAGCGCCGAGCAGCCCGGACTGATGATGGCGCTCGAACGCGGCGGGCGCTGCGATGGCGTGATCTACCGCCTGCCGGACGGTGACAAGGCAGCCCAGATCGAAAGGCTGTTGCGACGCGAGATCGACGATCACGAAGCCGTCAGTTCGGTGCGATGGGTCCCAGTGCGCACCGCGCAAGGATCGCTCAGGGCGCTCGGTTTCTGGGTCGGCGTCACCGGCAAGGGGACGTCTCTCGGGCATCCGCTGGAGAGCGTAGCAAAGATATTGGCTTGCGCATGCGGCCATGTCGGTTCCGGCGCCGAATATCTCTACAACACCGTCAGCCACCTCGAGACCTTCGGCATCCATGACCGCAATCTGTGGCGGCTGCAGGAACTGGTGGCGGACGAGATCCGGTCGATCCATGGCCACAAGGTCACAAGCCATGCCATAGCAGAGGTTACTGAGGTGGCTATAACATGA
- a CDS encoding NAD(P)-dependent oxidoreductase produces MATGHFIEGIAGGRLSSEQYADNFSDLHPPLDHHEALVESDRCYFCYDAPCMNACPTSIDIPLFIRQIATGNPLGSAKTIFDQNILGGMCARVCPTETLCEEVCVREVAEGKPVQIGRLQRYATDVAMSEDKQFYKRAEPTGKSIAVVGAGPAGLAAAHRLARHGHEVTILEARPKAGGLNEYGIAAYKSVDDFAQAEVDYVTAIGGIDIQNGKALGRDFQLADLMRNYDAVFLGLGLGGVNALRADGEDADGVTNAVEFISELRQASDLSSLPVGRRVVVIGGGMTAIDAAVQSKLLGAEEVTVCYRRGQEHMNASGFEQDLAAANGVTIRHWLQPKRVLAENGRVSAIELEYTAMNGDKLTGTGERLTLVADQVFKAIGQSFVPAHLNGSGEQIDLEGGRIRVDAEGRTSLAKVWAGGDCIFGGDDLTVSAVAQGRDAAESIHRALTSNGRA; encoded by the coding sequence ATGGCGACTGGTCATTTCATCGAAGGCATTGCCGGCGGCCGGCTGTCTTCCGAGCAATATGCCGACAATTTTTCCGACCTGCATCCGCCGCTCGATCATCATGAGGCGCTGGTCGAATCCGATCGCTGCTATTTCTGCTACGACGCGCCGTGCATGAACGCGTGTCCGACTTCGATCGACATCCCGCTGTTCATCCGCCAGATCGCGACCGGCAATCCGCTGGGCTCGGCCAAGACAATCTTCGACCAGAACATCCTTGGCGGCATGTGCGCCCGCGTCTGCCCGACCGAGACGCTGTGCGAAGAGGTCTGCGTGCGCGAGGTGGCAGAGGGCAAGCCTGTGCAGATCGGCCGGCTGCAGCGCTACGCCACCGACGTCGCCATGAGCGAGGACAAGCAGTTCTACAAGCGCGCCGAGCCGACCGGGAAGAGCATCGCCGTGGTCGGTGCCGGGCCGGCCGGGCTGGCGGCAGCGCATCGCCTCGCCCGTCATGGCCATGAGGTGACGATCCTGGAGGCGCGGCCGAAGGCCGGCGGCCTCAACGAATATGGCATCGCCGCCTATAAGAGCGTCGACGATTTCGCCCAGGCCGAGGTCGACTATGTCACGGCGATCGGCGGCATCGATATCCAGAACGGCAAGGCGCTCGGCCGCGACTTCCAGCTTGCCGACCTGATGCGTAACTACGACGCGGTGTTCCTTGGGCTCGGGCTCGGCGGGGTCAATGCGCTGCGCGCCGATGGCGAGGACGCCGATGGCGTCACCAATGCGGTGGAATTCATCTCGGAACTGCGCCAGGCGAGCGACCTTTCCAGCCTGCCGGTCGGCCGACGCGTCGTCGTCATCGGCGGCGGCATGACAGCGATCGATGCCGCGGTGCAGTCGAAGCTGCTCGGCGCGGAAGAGGTGACGGTCTGCTACCGGCGCGGCCAGGAGCACATGAACGCCTCCGGCTTCGAACAGGACCTGGCCGCCGCCAACGGCGTCACCATCCGCCACTGGCTGCAGCCTAAGCGCGTCCTTGCCGAGAACGGCAGGGTCTCGGCAATCGAGCTCGAATACACGGCGATGAATGGCGACAAGCTCACAGGCACCGGCGAACGGCTCACGCTTGTCGCCGACCAGGTGTTCAAGGCGATCGGCCAGAGCTTCGTGCCGGCGCATCTCAACGGCAGCGGCGAGCAGATCGACCTCGAAGGCGGACGCATCAGGGTCGATGCGGAAGGCCGCACTTCGCTCGCAAAAGTCTGGGCCGGCGGCGACTGTATCTTCGGCGGCGACGACCTGACGGTCTCGGCGGTGGCTCAAGGGCGCGACGCCGCCGAGAGCATCCACCGGGCACTGACCTCTAACGGGAGGGCATGA